The following proteins come from a genomic window of Castor canadensis chromosome 17, mCasCan1.hap1v2, whole genome shotgun sequence:
- the LOC109694401 gene encoding hemoglobin subunit zeta translates to MSLIKSERAIITSIWDKISLQVDAIGTETLERLFYSYPQTKTYFPHFDLHQGSQQLRAHGAKVLSAVGEAVKNIDNIPSALTKLSELHAYILRVDPVNFKLLSHCLLVTLAARFPADFTAEVHAAWDKFMSILSSILTEKYR, encoded by the exons ATGTCTCTGATCAAGAGTGAGAGGGCCATTATCACGTCCATTTGGGACAAGATCTCCTTGCAGGTTGATGCCATTGGCACTGAGACTCTGGAGAG GCTCTTCTACAGCTATCCACAAACGAAGACCTACTTCCCCCACTTCGACCTGCACCAGGGGTCGCAGCAGCTGCGCGCACACGGCGCCAAGGTGTTGTCCGCCGTGGGCGAAGCGGTCAAGAACATCGACAACATCCCCAGCGCCCTGACCAAGCTGAGCGAGCTGCACGCCTACATCCTGCGCGTGGATCCGGTCAACTTCAAG CTCCTGTCCCACTGTCTGCTGGTCACCCTGGCCGCGCGCTTCCCCGCCGACTTCACGGCTGAGGTCCACGCCGCCTGGGACAAGTTCATGTCGATCTTGTCCTCCATCTTGACTGAGAAGTACCGCTAA